Proteins encoded in a region of the Methylosinus trichosporium OB3b genome:
- a CDS encoding Txe/YoeB family addiction module toxin has translation MKLVFAEQAWEDYLYWQAQDPKIVERINQLVKECLQTPFSGTGKPEPLRGGLRGWWSRRITLEHRLVYRVEGESLMIAQCRYHY, from the coding sequence ATGAAGCTCGTCTTCGCCGAGCAGGCCTGGGAGGATTACCTGTATTGGCAGGCGCAGGACCCCAAGATTGTCGAGCGCATCAATCAACTCGTGAAGGAATGTCTGCAGACGCCCTTTTCCGGGACGGGAAAGCCCGAGCCGCTGCGCGGCGGCCTGCGCGGCTGGTGGTCGCGGCGCATCACGCTCGAGCACAGGCTCGTCTATCGCGTGGAAGGCGAAAGCCTGATGATCGCGCAATGCCGTTATCATTATTGA
- a CDS encoding bifunctional ADP-dependent NAD(P)H-hydrate dehydratase/NAD(P)H-hydrate epimerase: protein MPHGPYPPELLTTAQMARADRLTIESGVAGMALMEKAAAAIAAAATAFLVKTAGRRVLVLCGPGNNGGDGYVAARMLRSQRFKVRVAALVPPESLRGDAREAASTWDGRVEDATSCDFTGVDLVIDALFGTGLARDIDGPAAVLIERLNAWRAETRQKIIAVDIPSGVDGTSGAIRGVAVQADSTVTFFRLKCGHLLLPGRLRCGAISCAHIGIRSTVLQQIAPQTFVNEPDAWGAALRLPSVEGHKYARGHAVVVSGGASHTGAARLAATAALRAGAGLVTLATPQDAVAVNAPALTSVMLRVADGPAGLSALLEDRRKNVVALGPALGVGEDCCALVEAALAPSPEPRAAVLDADVLTSFALAPERLKEAIANAPGPVVLTPHGGEFARLFHGQRWERTLSGAPISKLERTRDAAREVGAVIVFKGPDTVVAAPDGRASILPHATPWLATAGSGDVLTGIVAGLLAQGMEPFAAASCAVWMHAAAAEDFGPGLIADDIINHLPAAWRRLTATQS from the coding sequence ATGCCGCACGGCCCCTACCCGCCCGAGCTCCTCACCACCGCGCAGATGGCGCGGGCGGACCGCCTCACCATAGAGAGCGGCGTCGCCGGCATGGCGCTGATGGAGAAGGCCGCCGCCGCCATCGCCGCCGCCGCCACCGCCTTTCTGGTGAAGACCGCCGGGCGCCGCGTGTTGGTGCTGTGCGGGCCGGGCAATAATGGCGGCGACGGCTATGTCGCTGCGCGCATGCTGCGCAGCCAGCGCTTCAAGGTGCGCGTCGCCGCGCTGGTTCCGCCCGAATCGCTGCGCGGCGACGCGCGCGAGGCGGCCTCGACCTGGGACGGCCGCGTCGAGGATGCGACGAGCTGCGACTTCACCGGCGTCGATCTCGTCATCGACGCTCTGTTCGGCACCGGCCTCGCCCGCGATATCGACGGTCCCGCCGCCGTGCTGATCGAGCGGCTCAACGCCTGGCGCGCCGAGACCCGGCAGAAGATCATCGCCGTCGACATTCCCTCCGGCGTCGACGGCACCAGCGGCGCGATTCGCGGCGTCGCCGTGCAGGCCGATTCGACGGTCACCTTCTTTCGTCTCAAATGCGGTCATCTGCTATTGCCGGGGCGGCTGCGCTGCGGAGCCATCTCCTGCGCCCATATCGGCATTCGCTCGACCGTGCTGCAGCAGATCGCGCCGCAGACTTTCGTCAACGAGCCGGACGCCTGGGGCGCCGCGCTGCGCCTGCCGAGCGTCGAGGGGCATAAATATGCGCGCGGCCATGCGGTGGTGGTGTCGGGCGGCGCCTCGCACACCGGCGCGGCGCGGCTCGCGGCGACGGCGGCGCTCCGGGCCGGCGCCGGGCTCGTCACTCTGGCCACGCCGCAGGACGCCGTCGCCGTCAATGCGCCGGCCCTCACCTCGGTGATGCTGCGCGTCGCCGACGGTCCGGCCGGCCTCTCCGCTCTGCTCGAGGACAGACGCAAGAATGTGGTCGCGCTCGGCCCGGCGCTCGGCGTCGGCGAGGATTGCTGCGCGCTCGTCGAGGCGGCGCTCGCCCCCTCGCCCGAGCCCCGCGCGGCGGTGCTCGACGCCGATGTGCTGACCAGCTTCGCCCTCGCGCCCGAGCGGTTGAAAGAGGCGATCGCGAACGCGCCCGGCCCGGTGGTGCTGACGCCGCATGGCGGCGAGTTCGCGCGCCTCTTCCACGGCCAACGCTGGGAGAGGACCCTGTCCGGCGCTCCGATCTCCAAGCTCGAGCGTACCCGCGACGCGGCGCGCGAGGTCGGCGCGGTGATCGTGTTCAAAGGGCCGGACACTGTGGTCGCCGCGCCGGACGGGCGCGCCTCGATCCTGCCCCACGCCACGCCCTGGCTCGCCACCGCCGGCTCGGGCGACGTTCTGACGGGAATTGTCGCCGGCCTGCTGGCGCAGGGCATGGAGCCTTTCGCCGCCGCGAGCTGCGCCGTCTGGATGCACGCCGCCGCGGCCGAGGACTTCGGCCCTGGCCTCATCGCCGACGACATCATAAATCATCTCCCGGCGGCTTGGCGAAGGCTCACCGCGACGCAATCTTAG
- a CDS encoding type II toxin-antitoxin system Phd/YefM family antitoxin, producing the protein MRSTSYSDLRKNLAATLDRVTADHEPVVITRDRGKPAAVLISLEDFASYEETAHLLKSPRNAERLQAAIEALDAGEGKERKLAE; encoded by the coding sequence ATGCGCAGCACCTCCTACAGCGACCTCCGTAAAAATCTCGCCGCGACGCTCGACCGCGTGACCGCGGATCACGAGCCCGTGGTGATCACGCGCGACCGCGGAAAGCCGGCCGCCGTGCTCATATCGCTCGAGGACTTCGCTTCCTATGAGGAGACCGCCCACCTCCTGAAGAGCCCCCGCAACGCCGAGCGGCTGCAGGCGGCGATCGAGGCGCTCGACGCGGGCGAGGGAAAAGAGCGCAAGCTCGCGGAATGA
- a CDS encoding SDR family NAD(P)-dependent oxidoreductase — translation MPLISLDIPRPAIVSGSSGGIGRAIALAIAELGCPVVAHYGKSAEAAGETVQQIARAGGRAIAVRADLTNVADAERLVEKSRRAFGRIGVLVNNAGVATRRDVCANTVDDFDGAISANARSAFLLTQLVLPDMRELGWGRLIFLSSIAARTGGVISTPYAGSKAMVEGMMHHYAAHAAPFGVTANAIAPAFIATDMIAGSALPPHMPIRRYGSPEEVAMVAQTIIACGFMTGQTIEVNGGLHMS, via the coding sequence ATGCCGCTCATTTCTCTCGATATCCCACGGCCCGCCATCGTGAGCGGCTCCAGCGGCGGCATCGGGCGCGCCATCGCGCTCGCAATCGCCGAACTCGGCTGTCCGGTCGTCGCGCACTACGGCAAGAGCGCCGAGGCCGCCGGCGAGACCGTTCAGCAGATCGCCCGGGCTGGCGGGCGCGCGATTGCGGTGCGCGCCGATCTCACCAACGTCGCCGACGCCGAGCGCCTCGTCGAGAAATCGCGTCGCGCTTTCGGCCGGATCGGCGTGCTCGTCAACAACGCCGGCGTCGCGACGCGCCGGGACGTGTGCGCCAATACGGTCGACGACTTCGACGGGGCCATCTCGGCGAATGCTCGCTCCGCCTTTCTGCTGACGCAGCTCGTGCTGCCCGACATGCGCGAATTGGGATGGGGCCGGTTGATCTTTCTGTCGTCGATCGCAGCCCGGACCGGCGGGGTGATCTCCACCCCCTACGCCGGCTCGAAAGCCATGGTCGAGGGCATGATGCATCACTACGCCGCTCATGCGGCGCCATTCGGCGTCACCGCCAACGCCATCGCGCCCGCCTTCATCGCAACCGACATGATCGCCGGAAGCGCGCTGCCGCCGCACATGCCGATCCGACGCTATGGGTCGCCGGAGGAGGTGGCGATGGTGGCGCAGACGATCATCGCCTGCGGCTTCATGACGGGGCAGACCATAGAAGTGAATGGCGGCCTGCATATGAGTTGA